One Halosegnis longus DNA window includes the following coding sequences:
- a CDS encoding ATP synthase subunit A: MSQAQETDTTQNGVIESVSGPVVTATDLAAKMNDVVYVGDEGLMGEVIEIEGNITTIQVYEETSDVAPGEPVENTGEPLSVDLGPGMLDSIYDGVQRPLDVLEEQMGAFLDRGVDAPGIDLEKEWEFEPTVSKGDSVAPGDEVGVVEETVQIDHKVLVPPQYDGGVVAEAHEGEFTVDEPVVVLENGEEIAMRQEWPVREPRPTQEKETPKTPLISGQRILDGMFPLAKGGTAAIPGPFGSGKTVTQHQLAKWADADIVVYVGCGERGNEMTEVIEDFPELEDPVTGNPLMSRTCLIANTSNMPVAARESCVYTGITIAEYYRDMGYDVALMADSTSRWAEAMREISSRLEEMPGEEGYPAYLAARLSEFYERAGKFTNINDTEGSISVIGAVSPPGGDFSEPVTQNTLRIVKTFWALDADLAERRHFPSINWNESYSLYQDQLDPWFRDNVADDWPEQRQWAVDTLDEESELEEIVQLVGKDALPDDQQLTLEVARYLREAYLQQNAFHDVATFSEPEKTYRMLGAIKTFNDAAFEALEAGVPVDEITDIDAAPRLNRMDTTEEYEEFIDELEADIESQLQEKY; the protein is encoded by the coding sequence ATGAGCCAAGCACAGGAAACCGACACCACGCAAAACGGTGTCATCGAGAGCGTGAGCGGTCCGGTCGTGACCGCCACGGACCTCGCCGCCAAGATGAACGATGTCGTCTACGTGGGCGACGAGGGTCTGATGGGCGAGGTCATCGAAATCGAAGGGAACATCACCACCATCCAGGTGTACGAGGAGACCTCGGACGTCGCGCCCGGCGAGCCGGTCGAGAACACCGGCGAGCCGCTCTCCGTCGACCTGGGACCGGGAATGCTGGACTCCATCTACGACGGCGTCCAGCGCCCGCTCGACGTGCTCGAAGAGCAGATGGGCGCGTTCCTCGACCGCGGCGTCGACGCGCCGGGCATCGACCTGGAGAAGGAGTGGGAGTTCGAGCCGACCGTCTCGAAGGGCGACTCCGTCGCCCCCGGTGACGAGGTCGGCGTCGTCGAGGAGACGGTTCAGATCGACCACAAGGTGCTCGTTCCGCCACAGTACGACGGCGGCGTCGTCGCCGAGGCACACGAGGGCGAGTTCACGGTCGACGAGCCGGTCGTCGTGCTGGAAAACGGCGAGGAAATCGCGATGCGACAGGAGTGGCCTGTCCGCGAGCCCCGCCCGACCCAGGAGAAGGAGACGCCGAAGACGCCGCTCATCTCTGGCCAGCGCATCCTCGACGGGATGTTCCCGCTGGCGAAGGGCGGGACGGCGGCGATTCCGGGACCGTTCGGCTCCGGGAAGACCGTCACCCAACACCAACTCGCCAAGTGGGCCGACGCGGACATCGTCGTCTACGTCGGCTGTGGCGAGCGCGGCAACGAGATGACGGAGGTCATCGAGGACTTCCCGGAGCTGGAAGACCCGGTTACGGGGAACCCGCTCATGTCCCGGACGTGTCTCATCGCGAACACGTCGAACATGCCGGTCGCCGCACGCGAGTCCTGCGTGTACACGGGTATCACCATCGCGGAGTACTACCGCGACATGGGGTACGACGTGGCGCTGATGGCCGACTCCACTTCGCGGTGGGCAGAGGCCATGCGCGAGATCTCCTCTCGACTGGAGGAGATGCCGGGCGAGGAGGGGTACCCCGCGTACCTCGCCGCCCGACTCTCGGAGTTCTACGAGCGCGCCGGGAAGTTCACGAACATCAACGACACGGAAGGCTCGATTTCGGTCATCGGGGCGGTGTCGCCGCCGGGCGGTGACTTCTCCGAGCCGGTGACGCAGAACACCCTCCGTATCGTGAAGACGTTCTGGGCGCTGGACGCGGACTTGGCCGAACGCCGGCACTTCCCGTCCATCAACTGGAACGAGTCCTACTCGCTGTATCAAGACCAGCTCGACCCGTGGTTCCGCGACAACGTCGCGGACGACTGGCCGGAACAGCGCCAGTGGGCCGTCGACACGCTCGACGAGGAGAGCGAGCTCGAAGAGATCGTCCAGCTCGTCGGCAAGGACGCGCTGCCGGACGACCAACAGCTCACGCTCGAGGTCGCCCGTTACCTGCGTGAGGCGTATCTCCAGCAGAACGCCTTCCACGACGTGGCGACGTTCTCCGAACCGGAGAAGACCTACCGGATGCTCGGTGCCATCAAGACGTTCAACGACGCGGCGTTCGAGGCGCTCGAAGCCGGTGTCCCGGTCGACGAGATCACCGACATCGACGCCGCGCCCCGGCTGAACCGGATGGACACCACCGAAGAGTACGAGGAGTTCATCGACGAACTGGAAGCCGACATCGAATCACAGCTACAGGAGAAGTACTGA
- the eif1A gene encoding translation initiation factor eIF-1A, whose amino-acid sequence MDNEELRLPGDDEVFARVEQMQGANRVAVQCADGKQRTARIPGRMQKRVWIRDDDIVLVEPWDWQDEKADVTWRYDNRAAERLREEGHVSL is encoded by the coding sequence ATGGACAACGAGGAGTTGCGCCTCCCCGGCGACGACGAAGTGTTCGCCCGCGTCGAACAGATGCAGGGGGCGAACCGCGTCGCGGTGCAGTGTGCAGACGGGAAACAGCGGACCGCGCGCATCCCCGGCCGGATGCAAAAGCGCGTCTGGATTCGCGACGACGACATCGTGCTCGTGGAGCCGTGGGACTGGCAGGACGAGAAGGCCGACGTGACGTGGCGCTACGACAATCGCGCGGCCGAGCGACTGCGGGAGGAGGGCCACGTCTCGCTGTGA
- the rio1 gene encoding serine/threonine-protein kinase Rio1 has product MSDYDLIDADDVDTPGDEWEELDVSDDESDRIARVQDREFQEFRKRIKDADQFKVEASVFDDATLGALYKLVQDGHIRAFGGPLSTGKEANVYLAASDDDDVAVKIYRINASDFRAMREYLDGDPRFEGIGSDKKKVVVAWTRKEFANLRRAQAAGVRVPNPIAVQRNVLVMEFLGRDGERAKRLNEVSVENPETAFEVVREYMRRLYRAGLIHGDLSEYNIVVHDDEIYVLDLGQAVTVHHPNSREFLERDCENIAAFFTRQGHDATGEELLSYVTDPEPEP; this is encoded by the coding sequence GTGAGCGACTACGACCTCATCGACGCGGACGACGTCGACACGCCCGGCGACGAGTGGGAGGAACTCGACGTGTCCGACGACGAGAGCGACCGCATCGCCCGCGTCCAGGACCGCGAGTTCCAGGAGTTCCGGAAGCGCATCAAGGACGCAGACCAGTTCAAGGTCGAAGCCTCCGTCTTCGACGACGCGACCCTCGGTGCGCTGTACAAGCTCGTGCAGGACGGCCACATCCGGGCCTTCGGCGGCCCGCTCTCGACGGGAAAGGAGGCGAACGTGTATCTCGCCGCCAGCGACGACGACGACGTGGCGGTCAAAATCTACCGCATCAACGCCTCCGACTTCCGCGCGATGCGGGAGTATCTCGACGGCGACCCGCGATTCGAGGGCATCGGCTCCGACAAGAAGAAGGTCGTCGTCGCGTGGACGCGCAAGGAGTTCGCGAATCTCCGGCGCGCACAGGCGGCGGGCGTGCGCGTCCCGAACCCGATTGCCGTCCAGCGGAACGTCCTCGTGATGGAGTTTCTGGGCCGGGACGGCGAGCGAGCAAAGCGGCTCAACGAAGTGTCGGTCGAGAACCCCGAGACGGCGTTCGAGGTCGTCCGCGAGTACATGCGCCGGCTCTACCGGGCGGGACTCATCCACGGTGACCTCTCGGAGTACAACATCGTCGTCCACGACGACGAGATATACGTGCTCGATCTGGGGCAAGCCGTCACCGTCCACCACCCGAACAGCCGGGAGTTCCTCGAGCGCGACTGTGAGAACATTGCCGCCTTCTTCACCCGCCAGGGTCACGACGCGACCGGCGAGGAGCTGCTGTCGTACGTGACGGACCCCGAACCCGAGCCATAG
- a CDS encoding hemolysin family protein produces the protein MVATTALVVAGLLVVSAFFSASETSIFSLESHRVAAMGSDGTGSGGTLARLRDDPHRLLITVLVGNNVVNVAIASVTTAAFVGQFGPERGPLVATAVVSVLVLLLGEIIPKSYAVGNAESIARAVARPIRLLQILLSPVVTVFDTINEGVRRLIGGARDIERPYVTREELSALVELAGETGVLDADERDLIGRLFRFNDVTLREVMVPHGDLAVVDADATVADALDRAAIERTSRLPVNDGERFVGHVDVRDLIDGAPDTSVREFLLPVAYAYEGREADDLLRELQERRIELAVITDDAERVQGLVTIEDLLEELVGEVFDAGEPRPVSRIGPGRASVRGDTAVATVNDALDLGLPDYGDGSVADLLARELGESLDAGDSVAIGDARLTVRSLSDDGRVQRALVERSETK, from the coding sequence ATGGTCGCTACCACCGCCCTCGTCGTCGCTGGCTTACTCGTCGTGAGCGCCTTCTTCTCCGCGAGTGAGACCTCTATCTTCTCGCTCGAGTCACACCGCGTCGCCGCGATGGGCAGCGACGGCACCGGGTCGGGCGGGACCCTCGCCCGACTGCGGGACGACCCACATCGACTGCTCATCACGGTGCTCGTCGGCAACAACGTCGTCAACGTCGCCATCGCGTCGGTGACGACCGCGGCCTTCGTCGGCCAGTTCGGCCCGGAACGCGGACCGCTGGTCGCGACCGCCGTCGTGAGCGTGCTCGTCCTCCTGCTCGGTGAGATTATCCCGAAGAGCTACGCGGTCGGGAACGCGGAGTCGATTGCACGCGCGGTCGCCCGCCCGATTCGGCTGCTTCAGATCCTGCTCTCGCCCGTCGTGACGGTGTTCGACACCATCAACGAGGGCGTACGACGGCTCATCGGCGGGGCACGCGACATCGAGCGACCGTACGTCACGCGCGAGGAGCTGTCGGCGCTCGTCGAACTGGCGGGCGAGACGGGCGTGCTCGATGCCGACGAGCGCGACCTCATCGGTCGGCTCTTCAGATTTAACGACGTGACGCTCCGTGAGGTGATGGTGCCACACGGCGACCTCGCCGTCGTGGACGCGGACGCGACCGTCGCGGACGCGCTCGACCGTGCGGCGATCGAACGGACGAGCCGACTCCCCGTCAACGACGGCGAGCGGTTCGTCGGCCACGTCGACGTGCGCGACCTCATCGACGGTGCCCCCGACACCAGTGTCCGCGAGTTCCTGTTGCCCGTCGCCTACGCCTACGAGGGCCGCGAGGCCGACGACCTGCTTCGCGAACTCCAGGAGCGACGCATCGAACTCGCGGTCATCACCGACGACGCCGAGCGCGTGCAGGGGCTCGTGACCATCGAGGACCTGCTGGAGGAACTCGTCGGCGAGGTGTTCGACGCCGGCGAGCCGCGGCCGGTCTCGCGCATCGGCCCGGGCCGCGCGAGCGTCCGCGGTGATACGGCGGTCGCGACCGTCAACGACGCGCTCGATCTTGGACTTCCCGACTACGGCGACGGCTCCGTCGCCGACCTGCTCGCGCGTGAACTCGGCGAGTCGCTCGATGCGGGCGATTCTGTCGCCATCGGGGACGCCCGGCTGACGGTGCGGTCGCTGTCGGACGACGGTCGGGTACAGCGGGCGCTGGTCGAGCGCAGCGAAACAAAGTGA
- the thsA gene encoding thermosome subunit alpha, producing the protein MGNQPLIVLSDDSQRTSGKDAQSMNITAGQAVAESVRTTLGPKGMDKMLVDDTGNVVVTNDGVTILQEMDIEHPAANMIVEVAETQEDEVGDGTTTSVVIAGELLAKAEDLLDQDIHATILAQGYREAASKAKEILEDIAIDVDADDTEVLEQIAGTAMTGKGAENAKDTLAALVVDALRAVADDDGIDTDNINVQTVVGGSVGESNLVEGVIVGKERVHENMPYFVEDANIALLDTPIEVKETEIDAEVNVTDPDQLQQFLDQEEQQLREMVDQLKAVGADVVFCQKGIDDMAQHYLAEEGILAVRRAKKSDIKALSRSTGARIVSNLDDITEDDLGFAGSVAEKEIGGDTKVFVEDVEEAKSVTLVLRGGTEHVVDEVERAIDDSLGVVRTTLEEGKVLPGGGAPETELALGLREYADSVGGREQLAVEAFADAIDVIPRTLAENAGLDPIDSLVDLRAQHADGSTTAGLDAYTGDVVDMEEDGVVEPLRVKTQAVESATEAAVMILRIDDVIAAGDLVGGKTGEDDDDGPAGGPGAGGMGGMGGGMGGMGGMGGAM; encoded by the coding sequence ATGGGTAATCAGCCGCTTATCGTACTTTCCGACGACAGCCAGCGCACGTCTGGAAAGGATGCACAGTCGATGAACATCACCGCGGGGCAGGCCGTCGCCGAGTCCGTTCGGACGACGCTCGGTCCGAAGGGGATGGACAAGATGCTCGTGGACGACACGGGCAACGTCGTCGTCACGAACGACGGCGTCACCATCCTCCAGGAGATGGACATCGAACATCCCGCGGCCAACATGATCGTCGAGGTCGCCGAAACACAGGAAGACGAGGTCGGCGACGGAACGACGACCTCCGTCGTCATCGCGGGCGAACTGCTCGCGAAGGCGGAGGACCTTCTCGACCAGGACATCCACGCCACGATTCTCGCACAGGGGTATCGAGAGGCAGCCTCGAAGGCGAAGGAGATTCTCGAGGATATCGCTATCGACGTCGACGCCGACGACACCGAAGTGCTCGAACAGATCGCCGGCACCGCGATGACCGGCAAGGGCGCGGAGAACGCGAAGGACACGCTCGCGGCGCTCGTCGTTGACGCGCTGCGCGCGGTCGCAGACGACGACGGTATCGACACGGACAACATCAACGTCCAGACGGTCGTCGGCGGCTCCGTCGGCGAGTCCAACCTCGTCGAGGGCGTCATCGTCGGCAAGGAGCGCGTCCACGAGAACATGCCGTACTTCGTCGAGGACGCGAACATCGCCCTGCTCGACACGCCAATCGAGGTCAAGGAGACCGAAATCGACGCCGAGGTGAACGTCACGGACCCGGACCAGCTCCAGCAGTTCCTCGACCAGGAGGAACAGCAGCTTCGCGAGATGGTCGACCAGCTGAAGGCCGTCGGTGCCGACGTGGTCTTCTGTCAGAAGGGCATCGACGACATGGCCCAGCACTACCTCGCCGAGGAGGGTATCCTCGCCGTGCGCCGCGCCAAGAAGTCCGACATCAAGGCGCTCTCGCGGTCGACGGGCGCGCGTATCGTCTCGAACCTCGACGACATCACCGAGGACGACCTCGGCTTCGCCGGCTCCGTCGCGGAGAAGGAAATCGGCGGCGACACGAAGGTCTTCGTCGAGGACGTCGAGGAGGCCAAGTCCGTCACGCTCGTGCTCCGCGGAGGGACCGAGCACGTCGTCGACGAGGTCGAGCGCGCAATCGACGACTCGCTGGGCGTCGTCCGCACGACCCTCGAAGAGGGGAAGGTGCTGCCGGGCGGTGGCGCACCCGAGACCGAGCTCGCGCTCGGTCTGCGTGAGTACGCCGACTCCGTCGGGGGCCGCGAGCAGCTCGCCGTCGAGGCCTTCGCCGACGCGATCGACGTGATTCCGCGCACGCTCGCGGAGAACGCCGGACTCGACCCCATCGACTCGCTCGTGGACCTGCGTGCACAACACGCCGACGGCTCCACGACCGCCGGGCTGGACGCCTACACCGGCGACGTGGTCGACATGGAGGAAGACGGCGTCGTCGAGCCGCTCCGAGTCAAGACCCAGGCAGTCGAGTCCGCCACCGAGGCGGCCGTCATGATTCTGCGCATCGACGACGTCATCGCGGCCGGTGACCTCGTCGGGGGCAAGACCGGTGAGGACGACGACGACGGACCCGCTGGCGGTCCCGGCGCAGGCGGCATGGGCGGTATGGGCGGCGGCATGGGCGGCATGGGTGGCATGGGCGGCGCGATGTGA
- a CDS encoding ATP synthase subunit B: MQKEYKTITEISGPLVFAEVDEPVGYDEMVEIETPNGETRRGQVLESTSKFVAIQVFEGTSGIDKESSVRFLGETLQMPLTEDLLGRVLSGSGEPIDGGPEIEPDEERPIVGAAINPTAREYPEEFIQTGVSSIDGMNTLVRGQKLPIFSGSGLPHNDLALQIARQATVPEEGEDESEFAVIFGAMGITQEEANEFMDDFERTGALERSIVFMNLADDPAVERTVTPRMALTTAEYLAFEEDYHVLVILTDMTNYCEALREIGAAREEVPGRRGYPGYMYTDLAQLYERAGRIEGRDGSVTQIPILTMPGDDETHPIPDLTGYITEGQVMMDRDLHSQGYEPPVNVLPSLSRLMDDGIGEGLTRGDHADVKDQMFAAYAEGEDLRDLVNIVGREALSERDNRYLDFADRFETEFIDQGFETNRDIDETLDLAWKLLSMFPKTELNRIDEEAIEQHYHEDAATDDEAEEVTAD; encoded by the coding sequence ATGCAAAAAGAGTACAAGACAATCACGGAGATCAGTGGGCCGCTCGTGTTCGCGGAAGTGGACGAGCCGGTCGGCTACGATGAGATGGTCGAAATCGAGACGCCGAACGGCGAGACCCGCCGTGGACAGGTGCTCGAATCGACGAGCAAGTTCGTCGCGATTCAGGTGTTCGAGGGAACCTCGGGCATCGACAAGGAGTCCTCGGTGCGGTTCCTCGGCGAGACGCTCCAGATGCCGCTGACGGAGGACCTGCTCGGACGCGTCCTCTCGGGGTCGGGTGAGCCGATCGACGGCGGTCCCGAAATCGAGCCGGACGAGGAGCGGCCAATCGTCGGTGCGGCAATCAACCCGACGGCCCGCGAGTACCCGGAGGAGTTCATCCAGACGGGCGTGAGTTCCATCGACGGGATGAACACGCTCGTGCGCGGCCAGAAGCTCCCTATCTTCTCGGGGTCGGGGCTGCCGCACAACGACCTGGCACTCCAGATTGCACGACAGGCGACCGTCCCGGAAGAGGGCGAAGACGAGTCGGAGTTCGCAGTCATCTTCGGCGCGATGGGTATCACCCAAGAGGAGGCGAACGAGTTCATGGACGACTTCGAGCGCACCGGCGCACTCGAACGCTCCATCGTCTTCATGAACCTCGCGGACGACCCCGCAGTCGAGCGGACGGTCACCCCGCGGATGGCACTCACGACGGCGGAGTATCTCGCCTTCGAGGAGGATTACCACGTCCTCGTCATCCTGACGGACATGACCAACTACTGCGAGGCGCTGCGCGAAATCGGTGCCGCACGCGAGGAGGTGCCGGGTCGCCGTGGCTACCCCGGCTACATGTACACCGACCTCGCACAGCTGTACGAGCGAGCCGGCCGCATCGAGGGGCGTGACGGCTCCGTCACGCAGATTCCGATTCTCACGATGCCGGGTGACGACGAGACCCACCCGATTCCGGACCTGACGGGCTACATCACGGAGGGACAGGTCATGATGGACCGCGACCTCCACAGCCAGGGGTACGAGCCGCCGGTGAACGTGCTCCCGAGCCTGTCGCGGCTGATGGACGACGGTATCGGCGAGGGGCTGACCCGCGGCGACCACGCCGACGTGAAAGACCAGATGTTCGCGGCGTACGCGGAGGGTGAAGACCTGCGCGACCTCGTGAACATCGTCGGTCGCGAGGCGCTCTCGGAGCGTGACAACCGCTATCTCGACTTCGCGGACCGCTTCGAGACGGAGTTCATCGACCAGGGCTTCGAGACGAACCGCGACATCGACGAGACGCTCGACCTCGCGTGGAAGCTCCTCTCGATGTTCCCGAAGACGGAACTCAACCGTATCGACGAGGAGGCCATCGAGCAGCACTACCACGAGGACGCCGCGACCGACGACGAAGCCGAAGAAGTCACGGCCGACTAA
- a CDS encoding V-type ATP synthase subunit D → MATDVKPTRKNLMAIEDRIELSEQGHDTLEKKRDGLIMEFMDILDQAKDVRENVDDQYERAQRAINMARAMEGDVAVRGAASALTEHPEITTESMNIMGVVVPQIESSKVKKSLDERGYGVLGTSARIDEAADAYEELIETIILAAEVETAMKEMLEEIEKTKRRVNALEFTLLPDLYEAQEYIEQKLEEQEREEIFRMKKIKAKKEEQEREEAEAEAEEADAEEAALADD, encoded by the coding sequence ATGGCGACAGACGTCAAACCCACTCGGAAGAATCTGATGGCGATCGAAGATCGCATCGAACTCTCCGAGCAGGGCCACGACACGCTCGAGAAGAAGCGTGACGGACTCATCATGGAGTTCATGGACATCCTCGACCAGGCGAAGGACGTCCGTGAGAACGTCGACGACCAGTACGAACGCGCCCAGCGCGCCATCAACATGGCGCGCGCGATGGAGGGTGACGTGGCCGTCCGCGGTGCCGCCTCGGCGCTCACCGAACACCCCGAAATCACGACGGAGTCGATGAACATCATGGGCGTCGTCGTCCCGCAGATCGAGTCCTCGAAGGTGAAGAAGAGCCTCGACGAGCGCGGCTACGGCGTGCTCGGCACCTCCGCGCGCATCGACGAGGCCGCCGACGCCTACGAGGAGCTCATCGAGACCATCATCCTCGCCGCGGAGGTCGAGACCGCGATGAAGGAGATGCTCGAAGAGATCGAGAAGACCAAACGCCGCGTCAACGCGCTGGAGTTTACGCTGCTGCCGGACCTGTACGAGGCACAGGAGTACATCGAGCAGAAGCTCGAAGAACAGGAGCGCGAGGAGATCTTCCGCATGAAGAAGATCAAAGCCAAGAAGGAAGAACAAGAACGCGAGGAGGCGGAAGCCGAAGCCGAGGAGGCAGACGCCGAGGAGGCCGCGCTCGCCGACGACTGA
- a CDS encoding GNAT family N-acetyltransferase — MPEIRPATPEDVDAIREVADAAWWDTYPGTLSRDQIETAVDRLYDPGFLREVVSEREDLLFLVAERDGELVGFGSAQQTFADEVELFTLYVHPDHQRAGVGTALLGEVLDAARAQSVDRLRAGVLSGNQQARSFLEGHGFERTETVTTEVGGESQPEDLFERPVE, encoded by the coding sequence ATGCCCGAGATTCGCCCGGCAACGCCGGAGGACGTGGACGCGATTCGCGAGGTCGCGGACGCAGCGTGGTGGGACACCTACCCCGGCACGCTTTCGCGCGACCAGATCGAGACGGCCGTCGACCGCCTGTACGACCCCGGGTTCCTGCGCGAGGTGGTAAGCGAGCGCGAGGACCTGCTGTTTCTCGTCGCCGAACGCGACGGGGAACTCGTCGGCTTCGGCTCCGCCCAACAGACGTTCGCCGACGAGGTGGAGCTGTTCACCCTCTACGTCCACCCCGACCACCAGCGGGCGGGCGTCGGAACGGCACTGCTCGGGGAGGTTCTCGATGCGGCGCGTGCTCAGTCGGTCGACCGACTGCGGGCCGGCGTGTTGTCCGGCAATCAGCAGGCGCGGAGCTTCCTGGAAGGCCACGGCTTCGAGCGGACCGAGACGGTGACGACCGAGGTCGGCGGGGAGTCACAGCCAGAGGACCTGTTCGAGCGACCGGTGGAGTGA
- a CDS encoding KH domain-containing protein → MQHVRIPEDRIGVLIGAGGETMREIEEKAEVRLNIDSETGSVEIEAVGDPIAALNGPDIVRAIGRGFHPDDALTLLDNEMRMFDLVDIDAVTRNQNDLERKKGRLIGENGRTRELMEELSGASVVIYGKTLGIIGSPKEVDVVRSAVDMIIDGAPHGAVYSYLERQHNEMQQEGMGYHEFNDGGPATPADADIEFTVDSDPDNDGVEFEEPET, encoded by the coding sequence ATGCAACACGTTCGTATTCCCGAAGACCGCATCGGTGTGCTCATCGGTGCCGGTGGGGAGACGATGCGCGAAATCGAAGAGAAGGCGGAGGTCCGACTCAACATCGACTCCGAGACCGGCAGCGTCGAAATCGAGGCGGTCGGCGACCCGATTGCCGCGCTCAACGGGCCGGACATCGTGCGCGCCATCGGCCGCGGCTTCCACCCCGACGACGCGCTCACCCTCCTCGACAACGAGATGCGGATGTTCGACCTCGTGGACATCGACGCGGTCACCCGCAACCAGAACGACCTCGAACGCAAGAAGGGCCGGCTCATCGGCGAGAACGGCCGCACCCGCGAGCTGATGGAGGAGCTGTCGGGCGCGTCGGTCGTCATCTACGGCAAGACGCTCGGCATCATCGGCAGTCCGAAGGAGGTCGACGTGGTTCGCTCGGCGGTCGATATGATCATCGACGGCGCACCACACGGCGCGGTGTACTCGTATCTCGAGCGCCAGCACAACGAGATGCAACAGGAGGGGATGGGGTACCACGAGTTCAACGACGGCGGTCCCGCGACGCCGGCGGACGCGGACATCGAGTTCACCGTCGACTCCGACCCGGACAACGACGGCGTGGAGTTCGAGGAGCCGGAAACGTAA
- a CDS encoding winged helix-turn-helix domain-containing protein, with protein MSDPAIEHEPPEEVFGLLGNRLRVDILRALADGDPPMVFSTLRDTVEERDSGRFNYHLRKLVGTFVRETDAGYELTLAGRRVVGALVAGTYTADATLSETDVDDPCPECETAPITASYADDVARLACPHCEAWQIAFTFPPGTLAQYATDELPGALDRWLRTLFEQLTAGFCDNCAGRLDSEFVDDGDSPQLVWGCDRCGSQSRTAAATPFVFHPAVQGFLYDNGVDPTTTSSWRLLAAGNIDYDIDDGSVGVTYRAGGASIQGTVEADGSVHSIERSDRKEYPSGCE; from the coding sequence ATGAGCGACCCCGCCATCGAACACGAGCCGCCCGAGGAGGTGTTCGGCCTGCTCGGCAACCGGCTCCGGGTGGATATTCTGCGCGCGCTCGCCGACGGCGACCCGCCGATGGTGTTCTCGACGCTGCGCGACACGGTGGAGGAACGGGACTCCGGCCGCTTCAACTACCACCTCCGGAAGCTGGTGGGCACCTTCGTCCGGGAGACGGACGCCGGCTACGAACTCACGCTCGCCGGCCGGCGCGTCGTCGGCGCACTCGTCGCCGGTACCTACACCGCCGACGCGACCCTATCGGAGACGGATGTCGACGACCCCTGCCCGGAGTGTGAGACCGCACCGATTACGGCCAGCTACGCCGACGACGTGGCCCGACTCGCCTGCCCCCACTGCGAGGCGTGGCAGATCGCCTTCACCTTCCCGCCGGGGACACTCGCCCAGTACGCGACCGACGAACTCCCGGGCGCGCTCGACCGCTGGCTCCGGACGCTGTTCGAGCAGTTGACCGCCGGCTTCTGTGACAACTGCGCCGGCCGGCTCGACAGCGAGTTCGTGGACGACGGCGACAGCCCACAATTGGTGTGGGGGTGTGACCGGTGTGGGAGCCAGTCGCGCACCGCGGCGGCGACGCCGTTCGTCTTCCACCCCGCCGTGCAGGGGTTCCTGTACGACAACGGCGTCGACCCGACGACCACCTCGTCGTGGCGGCTCCTCGCGGCCGGAAACATCGACTACGACATCGACGACGGGAGCGTCGGCGTCACCTACCGCGCCGGCGGGGCGTCGATACAGGGGACGGTCGAGGCCGACGGCTCCGTCCACAGCATCGAGCGGTCGGACCGCAAGGAGTACCCGTCGGGGTGCGAATAG